A DNA window from Falco naumanni isolate bFalNau1 chromosome Z, bFalNau1.pat, whole genome shotgun sequence contains the following coding sequences:
- the SMIM15 gene encoding small integral membrane protein 15, which translates to MFDIKAWAEYIVEWAAKDPYGFLTTVILGLTPLFIISAALSWKLAKMIEAREREQKKKQKRQENIAKAKRTKKD; encoded by the coding sequence atgtttgatatTAAGGCTTGGGCTGAATACATTGTGGAGTGGGCTGCAAAGGACCCATACGGCTTTCTTACTACAGTGATCTTGGGACTTACACCATTGTTCATAATTAGTGCAGCACTTTCGTGGAAGCTTGCAAAAATGATTGAGGCCAGGGAGCGagagcaaaagaagaaacagaaacgCCAAGAGAATATTGCAAAAGCGAAGCGAACAAAGAAGGATTAA